From Halobacterium sp. R2-5, the proteins below share one genomic window:
- a CDS encoding DUF790 family protein, translating to MLTKDLLRVSRAGGGYQPQFAGEGDEALAARVLGTFQGHVGQERAELRESLTELEREAEDFKLVRGFAHLVERDAAFEVESAVDPRSARRAAFAAAEDVGVVHADERESALAAAAAGFPGDVTPDELADSLYADRETREVLTEVSARWTPESLVAQYNLSLAQTALFDATEMRVRSSDPRRLVSAVKRLGLLYEVIPVQGGDGREVVLTGPDALFQRSRRYGTRFARVLRTVAKGDDWEVEATIDDRGRERLLELSAGDLDVPDADPVTDVAYDSGVEREFAARFQSLDLDWELVREPDVLAAGDRLMVPDFAFDYAFGGERVYFEIMGFWTPEYVEKKLSQLDATDETLLVAVDASLGVGEDVAARDHRVVEYTGSVRVKDVVDALRDLESDLVAESAADLPDELAPEDDVLTLAALAASRGVSEDAIEDIDFPEHELVGRTLVRPHVLDAVAAELEAGMSRDDAEAVAENYGVDDASALFSRLGYRVEWEGLSGGTLREK from the coding sequence GTGCTGACGAAGGACCTCCTGCGGGTGTCCCGGGCGGGCGGCGGCTACCAGCCGCAGTTCGCTGGGGAGGGCGACGAGGCGCTCGCGGCGCGCGTGCTCGGGACGTTCCAGGGGCACGTCGGCCAGGAGCGCGCCGAACTCCGGGAGTCCCTGACGGAGTTGGAGCGGGAGGCCGAGGACTTCAAGCTCGTCCGGGGATTCGCGCACCTCGTCGAGCGCGACGCCGCCTTCGAGGTCGAGTCCGCCGTCGACCCGCGGTCGGCACGCCGCGCCGCGTTCGCGGCGGCCGAGGACGTCGGCGTCGTCCACGCGGACGAGCGCGAATCAGCGCTCGCGGCGGCCGCAGCGGGCTTCCCCGGGGACGTGACGCCCGACGAGCTCGCGGACTCGCTGTACGCCGACCGCGAGACCCGCGAAGTCCTGACGGAGGTCTCGGCCCGCTGGACGCCCGAATCGCTGGTCGCCCAGTACAACCTCTCGCTGGCGCAGACCGCGCTGTTCGACGCGACCGAGATGCGCGTGCGCTCCTCGGACCCGCGGCGGCTGGTCTCCGCGGTGAAGCGCCTCGGCCTGCTGTACGAGGTAATTCCAGTGCAGGGCGGCGACGGCCGCGAGGTCGTGCTCACGGGCCCGGACGCGCTGTTCCAGCGCTCGCGGCGGTACGGCACGCGGTTCGCGCGCGTGCTTCGGACGGTCGCGAAGGGCGACGACTGGGAAGTCGAGGCCACCATCGACGACCGCGGCCGCGAGCGCCTGCTCGAACTCTCCGCGGGCGACCTCGACGTGCCCGACGCCGACCCCGTGACCGACGTGGCGTACGACAGCGGCGTCGAGCGCGAGTTCGCCGCGCGCTTCCAGTCCCTCGATTTGGACTGGGAGCTCGTCCGCGAGCCCGACGTGCTCGCGGCGGGCGACCGCCTGATGGTGCCGGACTTCGCGTTCGACTACGCGTTCGGCGGCGAGCGCGTCTACTTCGAAATCATGGGCTTCTGGACGCCCGAGTACGTCGAGAAGAAGCTCTCCCAGCTGGACGCCACCGACGAGACCCTGCTGGTCGCCGTGGACGCCAGCCTCGGCGTCGGCGAGGACGTCGCCGCGCGCGACCACCGGGTCGTCGAGTACACGGGCTCCGTGCGCGTGAAGGACGTCGTGGACGCGCTCCGCGACCTCGAATCCGACCTCGTCGCCGAATCCGCGGCCGACCTCCCCGACGAACTCGCGCCCGAGGACGACGTGCTCACGCTCGCGGCCCTCGCGGCGTCCCGCGGCGTCAGCGAGGACGCAATCGAGGACATCGACTTCCCCGAGCACGAACTCGTGGGCCGCACGCTCGTCCGTCCCCACGTCTTGGACGCCGTGGCCGCGGAACTGGAGGCGGGGATGTCGCGGGACGACGCCGAGGCAGTCGCCGAGAACTACGGCGTGGACGACGCGAGCGCGCTGTTCTCCCGGCTCGGCTACCGCGTGGAGTGGGAGGGGTTGAGCGGCGGCACGCTGCGCGAGAAGTGA
- a CDS encoding RsmB/NOP family class I SAM-dependent RNA methyltransferase — MDALSRYEPIIDDFAAFLDACERPLPTTVRVNPIKATPDRAVEALGEAGVGVERRDWHPGVLEVDTDKPGNTWPYVHGWIHGQEEVSSVPPAVLSPESGDVVWDACAAPGGKTTQLAAEIDDEGLVVANDDNLGRLSALRGNCDRLGVTSAAVTNGDARRTTLDAFPNVDAFDHALVDAPCTCEGTIRKNPDALEGAGASASRNLAALQSDILSRAVELTREGGTVVYSTCTFAPEENEGVVDTVLDEGACRLVEFDTGLDSVEGLTEWDGESYDDSLAEARRYYPHHNDTGGFFTAKLEVTA; from the coding sequence ATGGACGCGCTCTCGCGATACGAGCCGATCATCGACGACTTCGCGGCGTTCCTCGACGCCTGCGAGCGCCCGCTGCCGACGACGGTCCGCGTCAACCCCATCAAGGCGACGCCGGACCGCGCCGTCGAGGCCTTGGGGGAGGCGGGCGTCGGCGTGGAGCGCCGGGACTGGCACCCCGGGGTGCTGGAAGTCGACACGGACAAGCCCGGGAACACGTGGCCGTACGTCCACGGCTGGATACACGGCCAGGAAGAGGTCTCGTCGGTGCCGCCAGCGGTGCTGTCGCCCGAGTCCGGGGACGTGGTGTGGGACGCCTGCGCGGCGCCCGGCGGGAAGACCACCCAGCTCGCCGCCGAAATCGACGACGAGGGGCTGGTCGTCGCGAACGACGACAACCTCGGGCGCTTGTCTGCGCTCCGCGGGAACTGCGACCGCCTCGGCGTCACGAGCGCTGCCGTCACGAACGGCGACGCGCGCCGGACGACCCTGGACGCGTTCCCGAACGTGGACGCCTTCGACCACGCGCTCGTCGACGCGCCCTGCACCTGCGAGGGCACGATTCGGAAGAACCCGGACGCCCTCGAAGGAGCGGGCGCGTCCGCCAGCCGGAACCTCGCGGCGCTCCAGTCGGACATCCTCTCGCGGGCCGTCGAACTCACTCGCGAGGGCGGCACCGTCGTCTACTCGACGTGCACGTTCGCGCCCGAGGAGAACGAGGGCGTCGTCGACACCGTCCTCGACGAGGGCGCCTGCCGGCTCGTCGAGTTCGACACCGGGCTCGACTCCGTGGAGGGGCTCACGGAGTGGGACGGCGAGTCCTACGACGACTCGCTGGCGGAGGCGCGACGGTACTACCCCCACCACAACGACACGGGCGGGTTCTTCACCGCGAAACTGGAGGTGACCGCATGA
- a CDS encoding proteasome assembly chaperone family protein — translation MARVRLKTEFDLDSPALVEGLPGVGLVGKIATDHLVDAFGMEYVASIDCSNVPRVAVYDEGERDVLPPVRLYADEERDLLALQSDVPLTRDGGGEFADCITEWIADNDVTPLYLSGLPVQDLDPATVPEVFGIASGTAGEWLDEEDIGTPPERGLVGGPTGALVNRAAEEGLDAVSLVVESDPQFPDPAAAKRLLDGAIGPMTGVDIPTDDLVERAEEIREQKERLAKRMQEAEEEESTQAKPMRMFQ, via the coding sequence ATGGCACGCGTCCGACTCAAGACGGAGTTCGACCTCGACTCCCCCGCGCTCGTGGAGGGGCTTCCGGGCGTCGGCCTCGTCGGCAAGATCGCGACCGACCACCTCGTCGACGCCTTCGGGATGGAGTACGTCGCGAGCATCGACTGCAGCAACGTCCCCCGGGTCGCCGTCTACGACGAGGGCGAGCGCGACGTCCTCCCGCCCGTACGGCTGTACGCCGACGAGGAGCGCGACCTGCTCGCGCTCCAGTCCGACGTCCCACTGACCCGCGACGGGGGCGGCGAGTTCGCGGACTGCATCACGGAGTGGATCGCTGACAACGACGTCACGCCGCTGTACCTCAGCGGCCTCCCCGTCCAGGACCTCGACCCCGCGACCGTCCCGGAGGTGTTCGGCATCGCCAGCGGGACCGCCGGCGAGTGGCTCGACGAGGAGGACATCGGCACACCCCCGGAGCGCGGCCTCGTCGGCGGACCGACCGGCGCGCTCGTCAACCGCGCCGCCGAGGAGGGTCTCGACGCCGTCAGCCTCGTCGTGGAGTCCGACCCCCAGTTCCCCGACCCCGCCGCCGCCAAGCGCCTCCTCGACGGAGCCATCGGCCCGATGACCGGCGTCGACATCCCCACGGACGACCTCGTCGAGCGCGCCGAGGAGATCCGCGAGCAGAAAGAGCGCCTCGCCAAGCGCATGCAGGAGGCCGAAGAGGAGGAGTCCACGCAGGCGAAGCCGATGCGGATGTTCCAGTAG
- a CDS encoding HalOD1 output domain-containing protein codes for MDGRETLHYDAETDTYWARIASHPDSVPIDVVSAVATISKTRPVELPPVYHDIGPHEFEALADVTITDAALGELYDSVTYAGYEVTVHGDGVICIRPPPDKPPEER; via the coding sequence ATGGACGGACGAGAGACGCTCCACTACGACGCCGAAACGGACACCTATTGGGCGAGAATCGCGAGCCACCCCGATTCCGTCCCCATCGACGTCGTCTCCGCCGTTGCGACGATCTCGAAAACGCGCCCGGTAGAGTTGCCCCCTGTGTACCACGACATCGGCCCCCACGAATTCGAAGCGCTAGCCGACGTGACGATAACTGATGCAGCACTCGGCGAGCTGTACGACTCGGTGACGTACGCCGGCTACGAGGTGACAGTCCACGGCGACGGCGTCATCTGCATTCGACCACCCCCAGACAAGCCACCCGAAGAACGGTGA
- a CDS encoding class I SAM-dependent methyltransferase produces the protein MTDVHHTYDRIAEHFAKTREYPWPEVEEFLDGRSGGVAVDVGCGNGRHTELLAARADRAVGVDASRGLLATARERAADREFDADLVAGDAERLPLRDGVADLAVYVATLHHLRSRGARVASLDELARVLSTSGAALVSAWSTEHDRFSEEEGFDTAVDWTLPGGETVPRFYHVYDPGEFRADLRESALAVAESFVSSGNCYAVVHSEE, from the coding sequence GTGACGGACGTCCACCACACGTACGACCGCATCGCCGAGCACTTCGCGAAGACCCGCGAGTACCCCTGGCCGGAAGTCGAGGAGTTCCTCGACGGTCGAAGCGGCGGCGTCGCCGTGGACGTCGGCTGCGGGAACGGCCGCCACACGGAACTACTCGCGGCGCGCGCGGACCGCGCCGTCGGCGTGGACGCCAGCCGCGGGCTCCTCGCCACCGCCCGGGAGCGCGCCGCCGACCGCGAATTCGACGCCGACCTCGTCGCCGGCGACGCGGAACGCCTCCCGCTTCGCGACGGCGTCGCGGACCTCGCGGTGTACGTCGCCACCCTCCACCACCTCCGCAGTCGCGGCGCGCGCGTCGCCAGCCTTGACGAACTCGCGCGCGTGCTCTCGACGTCCGGCGCCGCGCTCGTCAGCGCGTGGAGCACCGAACACGACCGGTTTTCGGAGGAAGAGGGATTCGACACCGCCGTCGACTGGACGCTCCCCGGCGGCGAGACCGTCCCGCGGTTCTACCACGTCTACGACCCCGGGGAGTTCCGCGCGGACCTCCGGGAGAGCGCGCTCGCCGTCGCCGAGTCGTTCGTCTCCAGCGGGAACTGTTACGCGGTCGTCCACAGCGAAGAGTAA
- a CDS encoding type II secretion system F family protein — translation MVSPLAFAPLAAVLGVLFALAAAPLFRPIDRLVSRVSLAAFGGFASRRRKVNPTQVDALRGAHVPQTYRVYAARTLCYATVAALAGSILGVYLVAGVLVGLGNAGEDLQSQFPAAVRALFVDGPAGFTPGALFGLFVVSGATLGVLAAYGTYQFRWSMPSYRAGERARRIDASMERTVAFMYALSRSGMALPEVLRILARNREVYGESAEEMAVAVKDVDLYGADILRALERLGERTPSEELSEFAENLTSVLRSGRDLPGFLKRQYDYYAEEAEAQQEQFLELLATLAEAYVTLLVAGPLFLITILVVVGLTLSDTLGFLQFTAYLLLPMATAGFVVYLDSITDTATGGTSSPEEPDSEANVRFQSIPRAADARTDGGQTASASTALNRERIDVYERLRPILYRLRNPLSVIRESPAVLLYATTPLAALYLLARWWPLATAGVTDLTAYDDPVVHAALFVLGTFTVAYEFHRRRVKAIEAGVPDFLDRFASTNEAGMSVVESFGRVVGSDLGALSTELERTWADVQWGARIEHALGRFRERTDTPAISRVVTLTTNAMHASGDLGPVLRIAANEAKATRRLERDRRSELLTYLVVIYIAFFVFLAIIVALDVIFIPNIPVVDAAGSTDQLPGGGGSGAFSRTAQLTQATKDAYSLVFFHTGLVQAVCSGLVAGQMGQGSVKAGAKHATVMLALAYGTFLLLG, via the coding sequence ATGGTCTCGCCGCTCGCCTTCGCGCCGCTGGCCGCCGTGCTCGGCGTCCTGTTCGCGCTCGCCGCGGCGCCACTCTTCCGGCCGATAGACAGGCTCGTCTCCCGGGTGTCGCTGGCGGCGTTCGGCGGGTTCGCGAGCCGCCGCCGGAAGGTCAACCCGACGCAGGTGGACGCGCTCCGGGGCGCACACGTCCCGCAGACGTACCGCGTGTACGCCGCGCGGACGCTCTGCTACGCGACCGTCGCGGCGCTCGCGGGCAGCATCCTCGGCGTCTACCTCGTCGCGGGCGTGCTCGTCGGGCTCGGGAACGCCGGCGAGGACCTCCAGTCGCAGTTCCCGGCGGCCGTGCGCGCGCTGTTCGTGGACGGCCCCGCGGGGTTCACCCCGGGCGCGCTGTTCGGGCTGTTCGTCGTCTCCGGAGCGACGCTGGGCGTGCTCGCGGCGTACGGCACCTACCAGTTCCGGTGGTCGATGCCGAGCTACCGGGCCGGCGAGCGCGCGCGCCGCATCGACGCGTCGATGGAGCGCACGGTCGCGTTCATGTACGCGCTCTCGCGCAGCGGGATGGCGCTCCCCGAGGTGCTGCGGATTCTCGCGCGCAACCGCGAAGTGTACGGGGAGAGCGCCGAGGAGATGGCGGTCGCGGTGAAGGACGTCGACCTCTACGGCGCGGACATCCTGCGCGCGCTCGAACGCCTCGGCGAGCGCACGCCCAGCGAGGAGCTCTCGGAGTTCGCGGAGAACCTCACGAGCGTCCTCCGGAGCGGCCGCGACCTCCCCGGGTTCCTCAAGCGCCAGTACGACTACTACGCCGAGGAGGCGGAAGCCCAGCAGGAGCAGTTCCTCGAACTGCTCGCGACGCTCGCGGAAGCGTACGTCACGCTGCTGGTCGCCGGCCCGCTGTTCCTCATCACCATCCTTGTCGTCGTCGGGCTGACGCTCTCGGACACACTCGGCTTCCTGCAGTTCACCGCGTACCTGCTGCTCCCGATGGCGACCGCGGGGTTCGTCGTCTACCTCGACAGCATCACGGACACCGCGACCGGCGGCACGTCCAGCCCCGAGGAGCCAGACTCGGAGGCCAACGTGCGCTTCCAGTCCATCCCGCGCGCTGCGGACGCCCGCACGGACGGCGGCCAGACGGCGAGCGCGTCGACCGCGCTCAACCGCGAGCGCATCGACGTATACGAGCGTCTACGACCGATTCTCTACCGCCTCCGGAACCCGCTGTCAGTGATCCGGGAGTCCCCGGCGGTGCTCCTGTACGCGACGACGCCGCTGGCCGCGCTCTACCTGCTCGCGCGGTGGTGGCCGCTCGCGACGGCCGGCGTCACGGACCTCACGGCGTACGACGACCCGGTCGTCCACGCGGCGCTGTTCGTGCTCGGGACGTTCACCGTCGCGTACGAGTTCCACCGCCGTCGCGTGAAGGCCATCGAGGCGGGCGTCCCGGACTTCCTCGACCGGTTCGCGTCCACGAACGAGGCCGGCATGTCGGTCGTCGAGAGCTTCGGTCGCGTCGTCGGCAGCGACCTCGGCGCGCTCTCCACGGAACTCGAACGCACGTGGGCGGACGTCCAGTGGGGCGCCCGCATCGAGCACGCCCTCGGCCGGTTCCGCGAACGCACGGACACCCCCGCCATCTCGCGGGTGGTGACGCTGACGACGAACGCGATGCACGCCAGCGGCGACCTCGGGCCCGTGCTGCGCATCGCCGCCAACGAGGCGAAGGCGACGCGGCGCCTCGAACGCGACCGGCGCAGCGAGCTACTGACGTACCTCGTCGTCATCTACATCGCGTTCTTCGTGTTCCTCGCCATCATCGTCGCCCTCGACGTCATCTTCATCCCGAACATCCCGGTGGTGGACGCCGCCGGCTCCACCGACCAGCTCCCGGGTGGCGGCGGCTCGGGCGCGTTCTCCCGGACCGCCCAGCTCACGCAGGCGACGAAGGACGCCTACAGCCTCGTGTTCTTCCACACCGGGCTCGTGCAGGCGGTCTGCTCGGGGCTCGTGGCGGGACAGATGGGACAGGGGAGCGTGAAAGCCGGCGCGAAGCACGCCACCGTGATGCTCGCGCTCGCGTACGGCACGTTCCTCCTGCTCGGGTGA
- a CDS encoding type II/IV secretion system ATPase subunit, with product MPTDFLADVERRFEDVRQRAERVVDVVRGSAVDLVEYDPAAHGPLVEFDGLDGYEEVDRYWVHAPYAFVFVGHDDVNDEYRYHVVEPALDDFERDLLETLYDDIRDALIYDAEYEPEDPEDVLKRQMKRLLEEYGVEVDPNAFYRLFYYLHRAFEGFEKLDPLMRDPHIEDISCDGYEVPLFVYHDQYTDVETNVTYEQEELDGFVVRLAQQSGRHISIGDPVTETTLPDGSRAELALGEEVTPRGSAFTIRKYSEDPFTPATLVDYNTFDLDQMAYLWLAIESNKSLLFAGGTASGKTTSMNAISMFVPPRSKVLTIEDTRELTLFHENWLSSVTRESIGEGEDITMYDLLRSALRHRPEYIIVGEVRGDEAMTLFQAMNTGHTTYSTMHADSVQTVINRLENDPINVPRAMIQSLDILCVQTLTHVGEERVRRNRVIAEIEGIDQRTGDLDYSTAFEWNPANDDFEQRDSAVLDEIRDERGWSRGELLRELRNRKRVLQYLTEKDVTDYRQFTAVVNEYYADPERVVDRIRAELDEDVAVNAPGVGE from the coding sequence ATGCCCACCGACTTCCTCGCGGACGTCGAACGCCGGTTCGAGGACGTGCGGCAGCGCGCCGAGCGCGTCGTCGACGTGGTCCGCGGGTCCGCGGTCGACCTCGTCGAGTACGACCCCGCCGCCCACGGCCCGCTCGTCGAGTTCGACGGCCTGGACGGCTACGAGGAGGTCGACCGCTACTGGGTGCACGCGCCGTACGCGTTCGTGTTCGTCGGCCACGACGACGTCAACGACGAGTACCGCTACCACGTCGTCGAGCCCGCCCTCGACGACTTCGAGCGCGACCTCCTGGAGACGCTGTACGACGACATCCGGGACGCGCTCATCTACGACGCCGAGTACGAGCCCGAGGACCCAGAGGACGTGCTCAAGCGCCAGATGAAGCGGCTGCTCGAGGAGTACGGCGTCGAGGTCGACCCGAACGCGTTCTACCGGCTGTTCTACTACCTCCACCGCGCGTTCGAGGGGTTCGAGAAGCTCGACCCGCTGATGCGGGACCCCCACATCGAGGACATCTCCTGCGACGGCTACGAGGTGCCGCTGTTCGTCTACCACGACCAGTACACGGACGTCGAGACGAACGTCACCTACGAGCAGGAGGAGCTCGACGGGTTCGTGGTGCGGCTCGCCCAGCAGTCGGGCCGACACATCTCCATCGGCGACCCCGTCACGGAGACCACACTGCCTGACGGCTCCCGCGCGGAGCTCGCGCTCGGCGAGGAGGTCACCCCGCGCGGGTCGGCGTTCACGATCCGGAAGTACAGCGAGGACCCGTTCACGCCCGCGACGCTCGTCGACTACAACACGTTCGACCTCGACCAGATGGCGTACCTCTGGCTCGCCATCGAGTCCAACAAGAGCCTGCTGTTCGCGGGCGGCACCGCGTCCGGGAAGACGACGTCGATGAACGCCATCTCGATGTTCGTGCCGCCGCGCTCGAAGGTGCTCACCATCGAGGACACCCGCGAGCTGACGCTGTTCCACGAGAACTGGCTCTCCTCGGTGACCCGGGAGTCCATCGGCGAGGGCGAGGACATCACGATGTACGACCTGCTGCGGTCGGCGCTCCGCCACCGCCCCGAGTACATCATCGTCGGCGAGGTGCGCGGCGACGAGGCGATGACGCTGTTCCAGGCGATGAACACCGGGCACACGACGTACTCGACGATGCACGCCGACAGCGTCCAGACTGTCATCAACCGCCTGGAGAACGACCCTATCAACGTCCCGCGAGCGATGATTCAGAGCCTCGACATCCTCTGCGTGCAGACGCTCACGCACGTCGGCGAGGAACGCGTCCGCCGGAACCGCGTCATCGCGGAGATCGAGGGCATCGACCAGCGCACGGGCGACCTCGACTACTCGACGGCGTTCGAGTGGAACCCCGCGAACGACGACTTCGAGCAGCGCGACTCCGCGGTGCTCGACGAGATCCGCGACGAGCGCGGCTGGTCGCGGGGCGAGCTGCTGCGCGAGCTGCGGAACCGCAAGCGCGTCCTCCAGTACCTCACGGAGAAGGACGTCACCGACTACCGGCAGTTCACGGCCGTCGTCAACGAGTACTACGCCGACCCAGAGCGGGTCGTCGACCGCATCCGCGCGGAGCTCGACGAGGACGTCGCGGTGAACGCGCCGGGTGTCGGCGAGTAA